One window of the Carassius auratus strain Wakin chromosome 20, ASM336829v1, whole genome shotgun sequence genome contains the following:
- the LOC113121261 gene encoding isthmin-2-like — protein sequence MLTARKSVWVLLTVLLAAWMQRAISFPVRHHKRPRHGDSTENQVQNELADPRPHQHRWLQHRSTGVLPQPEPEEESKPFVLDLRNFPDLANADTDSQNPNIQVTIEVLEDPPMEMDKDLVKEWSNDWPTSSPSSTVEWLGGKKLFWPLFWGYTDVDSGEDGTGQAVDEEDDYALEYDSGEALPSGLDKTGGIWESPWTERHYGEKEEEWSAWGPCSVTCGNGNQTRSRSCGDFCISTESRSCDLVPCPDDWNSVAHVFPFEMENGTEPFGTDVDSCEKWLNCKSEFLQRYLQQVLTDLPSCPCTYPSEASTNIISLLDAGHDQTFQWRDASDPKERLDIYKPSARSCLRSGLSTDGTTLAAQHCCYDDNKLLITRGKGAGTPNLISTEFSPELHFKVDVMPWILCKGDWSRFHAVRPPNNGLHCTENPQQDIFMNELEEAREY from the exons ATGCTAACAGCGCGTAAAAGTGTATGGGTGCTTTTAACTGTGCTGCTGGCTGCCTGGATGCAGCGCGCGATCAGCTTCCCCGTGAGGCATCACAAGAGACCCAGACACGGCGACTCTACTGAG AACCAAGTCCAGAACGAGCTGGCAGACCCTCGTCCCCACCAACACAGGTGGCTCCAGCATCGCTCAACGGGTGTCCTACCACAGCCTGAGCCCGAGGAAGAATCAAAACCCTTTGTCCTAGACCTCAGAAACTTTCCAGACCTGGCAAATGCTGACACTGACTCCCAAAACCCAAACATTCAG GTGACCATCGAGGTGTTGGAAGACCCCCCCATGGAAATGGACAAGGACCTGGTTAAAGAATGGAGCAATGACTGGCCTACATCTTCTCCCTCCTCTACTGTAGAATGGTTGGGCGGAAAGAAGCTTTTCTGGCCTTTATTTTGGGGCTACACAGATGTAGATTCGGGTGAAGATGGCACTGGCCAAGCAGTGGATGAAGAGGATGATTATGCACTGGAGTATGACAGTGGGGAGGCCCTTCCTAGTGGACTGGACAAGACAGGTGGCATTTGGGAAAGCCCATGGACTGAACGCCATTATG gtgagaaagaggaagaatGGAGCGCATGGGGTCCCTGTAGTGTCACTTGTGGAAATGGCAACCAGACCCGCTCACGTTCATGTGGAGATTTCTGCATCTCCACCGAATCCCGAAGCTGTGACCTTGTGCCGTGCCCAG ATGATTGGAACAGTGTGGCTCACGTCTTTCCATTTGAGATGGAAAATGGTACAGAACCCTTTGGCACTG ATGTTGACAGCTGTGAGAAGTGGTTGAATTGTAAGAGTGAGTTTCTCCAGCGTTACCTGCAGCAGGTATTGACTGATTTACCCAGCTGTCCATGCACCTATCCTTCAGAAGCCTCCACCAATATAATCAGTCTGCTGGATGCAGGACATGACCAGACCTTCCAATGGAGGGATGCTAGCGACCCAAAAGAGCGGCTGGACATCTACAAGCCCTCGGCACGCTCTTGCTTGCGTTCTGGCCTCTCAACAGATGGCACCACTCTGGCCGCACAGCATTGTTGCTATGATGACAACAAGCTTCTAATTACAAGGGGCAAGGGTGCAGGTACTCCCAACCTAATAAGCACAGAGTTCTCTCCAGAGCTGCATTTTAAGGTGGATGTAATGCCTTGGATTCTGTGCAAAGGAGACTGGAGTAGGTTTCATGCTGTCCGCCCACCCAATAATGGCCTGCATTGCACAGAAAACCCCCAACAGGACATTTTCATGAATGAATTGGAGGAGGCCAGAGAATATTAA